A single window of Rhodohalobacter sp. 614A DNA harbors:
- the traF gene encoding conjugative transfer signal peptidase TraF: MRILKENAFIIGGATFLLVLWLSGPRVAINTSESLPIGIYFITQTSGKEVGKGDLVLFYDEEINKKAAERKYIREGHMIGKRVAAVGGENIRVGPKQTTLSGIPVSGKAPRTDSKGRPMQRFLYNGVVPDGTVFLLGDTDNSYDSRYYGFVEISKITGTLTPLFIW, from the coding sequence ATGAGAATCCTCAAGGAGAACGCTTTCATCATCGGTGGCGCCACATTTTTGCTGGTTCTTTGGCTCTCCGGTCCGCGGGTGGCGATCAATACCAGTGAGTCACTTCCAATAGGTATTTATTTTATTACCCAAACCAGTGGGAAGGAAGTCGGCAAGGGAGATCTTGTGTTGTTTTATGATGAAGAGATCAATAAAAAGGCAGCGGAACGAAAGTATATCCGGGAAGGGCATATGATAGGCAAGAGAGTTGCTGCAGTTGGGGGAGAGAATATCCGTGTAGGTCCAAAGCAAACCACCCTTTCGGGAATACCAGTGTCCGGAAAAGCCCCACGTACTGACTCAAAAGGGAGGCCGATGCAGCGGTTTTTATATAATGGTGTAGTTCCCGATGGAACCGTCTTTTTGCTTGGAGATACAGACAACTCCTACGATTCCAGATATTACGGATTTGTGGAGATTTCAAAAATTACAGGGACTCTAACACCACTTTTTATATGGTAA
- a CDS encoding ribbon-helix-helix domain-containing protein codes for MNKNQPTVPESEKVSVTVRIDPKLNYILDIICKIDRVSKNDIIERAFWGDDEPNGNGSNQDFDPVQNRVEEPKKIMDYISNYKVNISARIDKKLNDIIDEGADRQGMTKVAIIENALWEYVENEGFERDPVTEKIIKVTIDLPGRFQNYIAE; via the coding sequence ATGAATAAAAATCAACCCACGGTACCAGAATCCGAAAAAGTTTCCGTCACGGTAAGGATTGATCCAAAATTAAACTATATCCTTGACATCATTTGTAAAATTGATCGTGTATCCAAAAATGATATTATCGAACGTGCGTTTTGGGGAGATGATGAACCAAACGGCAATGGGTCCAACCAGGACTTTGATCCGGTTCAGAATAGGGTAGAGGAACCAAAAAAAATTATGGATTATATATCAAATTACAAAGTGAATATCTCCGCCCGTATTGATAAAAAATTGAACGACATTATTGACGAAGGTGCAGACCGACAAGGAATGACGAAAGTAGCTATTATTGAAAATGCACTCTGGGAGTATGTAGAAAACGAGGGGTTTGAACGAGATCCGGTTACGGAAAAAATTATAAAAGTCACAATTGATTTACCAGGACGATTCCAAAATTATATTGCGGAATAG